In Alistipes sp. ZOR0009, the following proteins share a genomic window:
- the metH gene encoding methionine synthase, whose amino-acid sequence MSNSSSLEQALRRRVLVLDGAMGTQIQRFKLTEEDYRGSRFANISAKVKGNNDLLVITQPQIIEGIHEEYLRAGADIIETNTFNANAISMADYEMQDLVYEINVEAARIARRACDRFSTPERPRFVAGSIGPTNKTASMSPDVNNPAFRAISFDTLARAYYEQVSGLMDGGADILLVETIFDTLNAKAALFAIEQYGDEHGIHIPVMVSGTITDASGRTLSGQTAEAFLASVSHVNLLSVGFNCALGAQQLKPYIQVIAAKAPFHISAHPNAGLPNQFGEYDQGPDQMATIIEDFLRDGLLNIIGGCCGTSPAHIAAIAQVAERYQPRAIEPKEPVTTFSGLEPVRVTKESNFVNIGERTNVAGSKMFARLIREEKFEQALSVAQGQVEGGAQLIDVCMDDAMLDAKAAMVNFLNLIASEPEIARLPIVIDSSKWEVLEAGLKCVQGKSVVNSISLKEGEEEFLYKAKLVKRYGAAAVVMLFDERGQADTYERKIEIAERSYKLLTQKVGFPPQDIIFDPNILAIATGIEEHNGYGVSYIKACEWIKKNCPHAKISGGVSNLSFSFRGNDTVREAIHSVFLYHAIKAGMDMGIVNPGMLQVYDEIEPDLLKLCEDAVLNRRKDATERLLVYADKIKSQAKGEHEEAKKDAWREQPVAERLKHALIKGITEHIDEDVEEARHNYPAALHVIEGPLMDGMNVVGDLFGAGKMFLPQVVKSARVMKKAVAYLTPYIEEEKAKNGDLTSAGKVLMATVKGDVHDIGKNIVSVVLACNGYDIIDLGVMVPAEKILEEAKAHNVDVIGLSGLITPSLDEMVTVAKEMRRQGFNVPVILGGATTSKIHTAVKIAPEYENGMVHVKDASRAVGVVRSLISEDRQQYIDRINEEYTSMREEHNRRRGDSEYVTLAEARSNCIKTDWASLPIDAPKQLGTFVLEDYPLEELARYIDWTFFFFSWDINGKYPKIFNDPVKGEEAKKLHADALVLLQRIVDEKLFTAKGVYALLPANSVDEDVAVYGTSGEEVARYRFLRNQERRGEDKKPNFSLADYIAPKSSGRTDYIGTFAVTVHGADELVKEFEAMHDDYSAIMAKVLADRLAEAFAERLHERVRKEFWGYSPVEELPLEELLHEEYRGTRPAAGYPSCPEHSEKRVIFDLLQAEKHIGAKLTENCAMWPGASVSGWYFAHPESTYFNLGRITKEQVELYATRKGISLSEAERLLRPNLGY is encoded by the coding sequence ATGTCTAACAGTAGCAGTCTGGAGCAAGCGCTCCGCCGCAGGGTGCTGGTGCTTGATGGCGCTATGGGTACGCAGATCCAGCGCTTTAAGCTTACCGAAGAGGACTACCGCGGCAGCCGATTTGCCAACATCTCCGCAAAGGTAAAAGGCAACAATGACCTGCTGGTTATCACCCAGCCGCAAATTATCGAGGGCATTCACGAGGAGTACCTTCGTGCCGGAGCCGATATCATCGAAACCAATACGTTTAACGCCAACGCCATCTCGATGGCCGACTACGAGATGCAGGACTTGGTGTACGAGATAAACGTGGAGGCGGCTCGCATTGCGCGCCGTGCCTGCGATAGGTTCTCGACGCCCGAGCGCCCGCGCTTTGTGGCTGGATCGATTGGGCCTACCAATAAAACGGCCTCCATGTCGCCCGATGTGAACAACCCCGCCTTCCGGGCCATCAGCTTCGATACGCTGGCGCGCGCCTACTACGAGCAGGTGAGCGGCCTAATGGACGGAGGTGCCGACATCCTTTTGGTTGAAACCATTTTTGATACGCTAAACGCCAAGGCCGCGCTGTTTGCCATAGAGCAGTACGGCGACGAGCATGGCATACATATACCCGTTATGGTATCGGGCACCATTACCGATGCCAGCGGACGCACCCTTTCGGGGCAAACGGCCGAGGCCTTTTTGGCGTCGGTGTCGCATGTAAACCTGCTTAGCGTGGGCTTTAACTGTGCGCTGGGCGCGCAGCAGCTCAAGCCTTACATTCAGGTGATAGCGGCAAAGGCGCCCTTCCATATTAGCGCGCATCCCAACGCTGGTTTGCCCAACCAGTTTGGCGAGTACGACCAGGGGCCCGATCAGATGGCCACCATCATCGAGGATTTTTTGAGGGATGGCCTGCTCAATATTATTGGGGGATGCTGCGGCACGTCGCCCGCCCACATTGCGGCCATTGCGCAGGTGGCCGAGCGCTACCAGCCTCGGGCTATCGAACCCAAGGAGCCGGTTACCACCTTTAGCGGCCTAGAGCCGGTTCGGGTAACCAAGGAGTCGAACTTTGTAAACATTGGCGAGCGTACCAACGTGGCGGGCTCCAAGATGTTTGCGCGCCTTATCCGCGAGGAGAAGTTCGAGCAGGCGCTTTCGGTGGCACAGGGGCAGGTAGAGGGTGGCGCACAGCTTATTGATGTGTGCATGGACGATGCGATGCTGGATGCCAAGGCGGCGATGGTTAACTTTCTTAACCTGATTGCCTCGGAGCCCGAAATTGCACGGCTACCTATCGTTATCGACTCGTCGAAGTGGGAGGTGCTGGAGGCCGGACTCAAATGCGTGCAGGGAAAGAGCGTGGTAAACTCCATCAGCCTAAAGGAGGGCGAGGAGGAGTTTCTTTACAAGGCTAAGCTGGTAAAGCGCTACGGTGCTGCCGCGGTGGTGATGCTTTTTGATGAGCGGGGCCAGGCCGATACCTACGAGCGTAAAATAGAGATTGCCGAGCGCTCGTATAAGCTGCTAACTCAGAAGGTGGGATTTCCGCCACAGGATATCATTTTTGACCCCAACATACTGGCCATTGCTACCGGCATAGAGGAGCACAACGGCTATGGGGTAAGCTACATAAAGGCGTGCGAGTGGATTAAGAAAAATTGTCCGCATGCCAAGATCAGCGGAGGGGTGAGCAACCTGTCGTTCAGCTTCCGCGGTAATGATACGGTTCGCGAGGCCATCCACTCGGTATTTCTGTACCACGCCATTAAGGCGGGGATGGATATGGGGATTGTGAACCCGGGCATGCTTCAGGTGTACGACGAGATTGAGCCCGACCTGCTAAAGCTGTGCGAGGACGCGGTGCTCAACCGCCGAAAGGATGCCACCGAGCGTCTGCTGGTGTACGCCGATAAGATAAAGTCGCAGGCTAAGGGCGAGCACGAGGAGGCGAAGAAGGATGCCTGGCGGGAGCAGCCCGTTGCCGAGAGGCTAAAGCACGCGCTAATTAAGGGCATCACCGAGCATATCGACGAGGATGTTGAGGAGGCGCGCCATAACTATCCTGCCGCGCTGCATGTCATTGAAGGGCCGCTTATGGATGGTATGAACGTGGTTGGCGACCTCTTTGGGGCAGGGAAGATGTTCCTGCCGCAGGTGGTGAAGAGCGCCCGCGTAATGAAGAAGGCTGTTGCCTACCTTACCCCTTATATTGAGGAGGAAAAGGCAAAGAATGGCGATTTAACATCGGCCGGAAAGGTGCTTATGGCTACCGTAAAGGGCGATGTACACGATATCGGTAAAAATATTGTTAGCGTGGTGCTGGCCTGTAACGGCTACGATATCATCGATCTAGGGGTGATGGTTCCTGCCGAAAAAATACTGGAGGAGGCCAAGGCTCACAACGTGGATGTTATCGGGCTAAGCGGACTTATCACCCCATCGTTGGATGAGATGGTAACCGTGGCCAAGGAGATGCGCCGCCAGGGCTTTAATGTGCCCGTAATACTGGGAGGCGCTACCACCAGCAAGATTCATACGGCGGTAAAGATTGCGCCCGAGTACGAAAATGGGATGGTGCACGTAAAGGACGCCTCGCGTGCGGTGGGCGTTGTGCGCAGCCTAATTTCGGAGGATAGGCAGCAGTATATCGATAGGATTAACGAGGAGTATACCTCCATGCGCGAGGAGCATAATCGCCGTAGGGGCGATAGCGAGTATGTGACGCTGGCCGAGGCGCGAAGTAACTGCATTAAGACAGATTGGGCGTCGCTACCAATAGATGCACCTAAGCAGCTCGGTACTTTTGTGCTGGAGGACTATCCGCTGGAGGAGCTGGCTCGCTATATCGATTGGACTTTCTTTTTCTTCTCGTGGGATATCAACGGGAAGTATCCAAAAATATTTAACGACCCCGTAAAGGGCGAAGAGGCTAAGAAGCTGCATGCCGATGCGCTGGTGCTGCTGCAGCGTATTGTAGACGAGAAGCTGTTTACGGCTAAAGGCGTTTATGCGCTGCTACCTGCCAACAGCGTAGACGAGGATGTGGCGGTTTACGGCACATCGGGCGAGGAGGTGGCGCGCTATCGCTTCCTTCGTAACCAGGAGCGACGCGGCGAGGATAAAAAGCCCAACTTCTCGTTGGCCGACTACATTGCGCCAAAGAGCAGCGGCCGAACCGACTATATCGGAACCTTTGCCGTTACGGTGCACGGCGCCGACGAGCTGGTAAAGGAGTTTGAGGCAATGCACGACGACTATAGCGCAATAATGGCCAAGGTGCTAGCCGATAGGCTTGCAGAAGCATTTGCCGAGCGCCTGCACGAGCGCGTACGCAAGGAGTTTTGGGGATACTCTCCCGTAGAAGAGCTGCCGTTGGAGGAGCTGCTGCACGAAGAGTATCGCGGCACACGTCCTGCTGCTGGCTACCCTTCGTGTCCCGAGCATAGTGAAAAGCGCGTAATATTCGATTTGCTGCAGGCCGAAAAGCATATCGGCGCCAAGCTTACCGAAAACTGCGCAATGTGGCCGGGAGCATCGGTAAGCGGTTGGTACTTTGCGCATCCCGAATCGACCTACTTTAACCTTGGCCGCATAACCAAGGAGCAGGTGGAGCTGTATGCTACCCGCAAGGGTATATCGCTTTCGGAGGCGGAGAGGCTGCTGAGACCGAATCTGGGGTATTAG
- the metF gene encoding methylenetetrahydrofolate reductase [NAD(P)H] — MKVIDIINRAQSTLFTFELLPPLKGASFSEIEETIEPLVHYAPSYINVTYHRPEVVLKEQPSGLLERRIIKKRPGTVGVSAGIKYKYGIDVVPHLICGSFTREETEDALIDLNFLGIDNVLALRGDAEKGAKSFQSEPGGNKLAIDLVKQVNGLNHGKYVDPETPHIHQTDFCIGVAGYPEKHSEAPNLETDLLNLKAKVDAGAHYIVTQMFFDNQKFFQFVEQCRAIGINVPIIPGIKPISMKKHLTMLPQIFHIDLPQDLVEAVGRCKNNEEVRQVGVEWGIAQSKELKEAGVPVLHYYTMGKPDNIEKIVKEVF, encoded by the coding sequence ATGAAAGTAATTGACATCATAAATAGGGCGCAGTCGACATTGTTTACGTTTGAGCTGCTGCCACCGTTAAAGGGGGCTTCCTTTAGTGAGATAGAGGAAACCATTGAGCCGTTGGTGCATTACGCCCCTTCGTATATTAATGTAACCTACCATCGTCCCGAGGTGGTGCTTAAGGAGCAGCCTAGCGGGCTGCTGGAGCGCCGCATTATAAAGAAACGTCCCGGTACGGTTGGCGTTTCGGCGGGTATTAAGTATAAGTATGGAATAGACGTAGTGCCGCATCTGATTTGCGGTAGCTTTACGCGCGAGGAGACCGAGGATGCGCTAATAGACCTGAACTTTTTGGGAATTGACAACGTCCTAGCCCTACGCGGTGACGCCGAAAAGGGGGCAAAGTCGTTTCAGTCGGAGCCGGGCGGTAATAAGCTGGCTATCGATTTGGTGAAGCAGGTAAACGGTCTTAATCATGGGAAATATGTAGATCCCGAAACGCCCCATATTCATCAAACAGACTTCTGTATTGGCGTTGCAGGCTACCCCGAAAAGCATTCGGAAGCTCCAAACTTGGAAACCGATCTTTTAAATCTGAAGGCAAAGGTTGACGCTGGTGCCCACTACATTGTAACGCAGATGTTTTTTGACAACCAGAAGTTTTTTCAATTTGTAGAGCAGTGTCGGGCCATAGGTATTAACGTACCTATCATTCCAGGCATCAAACCAATATCTATGAAAAAGCATTTAACGATGCTGCCTCAGATATTTCATATCGATTTGCCGCAAGATTTGGTGGAGGCTGTAGGCCGCTGCAAAAATAACGAAGAGGTGCGTCAGGTTGGTGTCGAGTGGGGAATTGCTCAAAGTAAGGAGCTGAAGGAGGCGGGAGTTCCGGTGCTTCACTACTACACCATGGGTAAGCCCGACAATATCGAGAAAATAGTAAAGGAGGTTTTTTAA